The proteins below are encoded in one region of Pseudomonadota bacterium:
- a CDS encoding NUDIX domain-containing protein: MGDKRPQCGLILENGEGKVLLQLRDNKPDIPYPNRWGTFGGQIEEKETPEEAIKREIREELGYELSNPEYFGNFPFDGYNIYMYRIIDHNLTLEDVTVKEGQQGRFFSLEEVKGVDCAANSKKIVIVYFKMFHKAHPWIL; this comes from the coding sequence ATGGGCGATAAGAGACCACAATGCGGACTCATTCTGGAAAACGGGGAAGGGAAGGTTCTTCTTCAACTACGGGACAATAAGCCTGATATTCCCTATCCCAATCGCTGGGGAACATTTGGCGGTCAGATAGAAGAAAAAGAAACCCCTGAAGAAGCCATTAAAAGAGAAATAAGAGAAGAATTGGGATATGAACTTTCTAATCCGGAATACTTTGGCAACTTCCCCTTTGACGGATACAATATTTACATGTACAGAATCATTGACCACAACCTGACACTTGAGGATGTAACAGTCAAAGAGGGGCAGCAAGGCAGGTTCTTTTCTTTGGAAGAGGTCAAAGGTGTTGACTGCGCAGCTAATAGTAAAAAGATTGTCATTGTATATTTTAAGATGTTTCATAAAGCCCATCCGTGGATACTGTGA